CAAGCGCCTCGAACGGGAGAATATCCGCCGGCTCAAGCTGAAGCAATTGCTGTTGCTGCTGCTGCGCATGTTGATCGTGGCGCTGCTGGTGCTCGCTTTTGCCCGGCCGACCTTGCGGCAAAACAGCGCGGCACTGGCGCAACGCGCCCGCACCACCGCGGTGCTCATCGTCGACAACTCGCTGAGCATGGCGGCCGCGCCGGAAGGTGTCTCGTTTCTCGCTGCGGCGCGCCGCCAGGTGCAGGAAATGGCGGATCTTTTTGCCACCGGTGATGAGATTTACCTGATCACCGCGGCCAAGCCGGCTGCGCTCCTGCCCGGCGGCCCGTTGGTGGAAGCCGAGCGCTTGCGTGAAGCGGCGCAATCGTTGCCGCAAACCTGGGCGGAAACCGATCTTGCCGGCGCCTTCGCCCTCGGCCGCGGGCTGCTGGAGAAATCGCGCAACGTCAATCGTGAAATTTATCTGTTCAGCGATGGCCGCGCCGCACAATTGCCGGAGCTGCCCGCGCTGCCGGGCGTGCGCGCATACTTCGTGCGCTACGACCGGCCGCTGGCCAACAATCTGACGCTCAGCGGCGCGACGCTGCGCAACCAGATTTTCGAGCGCGGCAAAAGCTTCGAAGTCACCGCCACGCTGGCCAACCACGGCGCCCATGACGTGCAGAGCCAATTGCTGCATCTCTATCTCAACGACAAACGCGTGGCGCAGCAAAGCGTGGAGGTACCCGCCGGCACGCAGCGCGCGGTGACGTTTCGCGCCGTGCCTGACACCACCGGCTTCCTGCGCGGCCGGCTGGCGCTGGAAGACGACGATTCGCCCGCCGACAATGCGCAGTTCTTCACGTTTTATATTCCGCCGCATCGGCGCCTGCTGGCGGTGAGTGAGCGGCCCGCTGATCTCGTATTCCTGCGCGCCGCCCTGCAATCGCATGCCGCCGCCACGCCGGCCGCCACCCAAAGCTGGAAGGAGATCACCACCAGAGAGTTGGCGGCAGAGCGCCTGCAGGATTACGACGGCATCGTGCTTGCTAATGTCAGCCGCTTTGCCGACGGCGTGGCCGAGCGTTTGATCAGCTTCATGAACAGCGGCGGCGGTGTGATCGTTTTGCTGGGCAGCGACGTCGATTTGCGGCACTACAATGAAGCCCTCTTGTCGCGCCTCGAACTCGGCGCATTCGGCGAAACCATCGGCAATATTGCCCAGCCGGAAAACTTCATGCAACTGGGTCGCATTGATTTCTCCCACCCGCTCTTCGACGGCGTGTTTGAGAGCAGCGACGACAAACCTCGGCTGGATTCCCCCAGGTTTCGCTTTGCCGTGCAATTGCGTTTGCAGGCCGGCACGAACGCGATCATCGACTATGCGAACCAGCAACCGTTTTTGGTCGAGCGCCAGGTGGGCAGCGGCCGCTTGCTGTTGTTCACTTCCGGGGTGGAAGAGGGCTGGTCGGATTTTTCCTTCAAGGGCATTTTTGCGCCGTTGCTGTACCGCAGCGTGGTATATCTTGCGCAAAGCCGCGACAATCTGCAGGCAGCGGCCACGATCGGCACTGAGTTGACCAGCGTGCTGCGCCAGCCCGCGGAGGAATTGGTGGTGGAGTTGCCCACCGGCGAGTTGCTGAAAACGCCGGTGCAGGTGGCGGGGCAGAATTATCGAGTGCGAGTGACGGAAACGGCGGAGCCGGGCTTTTATCAGTTGCGCGATCGCGGCGAGGTGGTGCACACCTGGGCAGTCAACTTCAATGCCGCGGAATTGAGCACGGCGCCCCTTGCTGAAAGCGCGCTGGCAGCCGCGGCCGGGGTATCCACGCTCGCACTCTTGTCCGGCGAAGGCAATGTGCGAGAGCAAATCCTATCCGCGCGTTACGGCTCCGAATTGTGGCAGATTTTCCTGATCGCCGCCCTCCTCGCGATGATCGTCGAGATGCTGCTTTATCGCAGCAGCGTGACCGCCGGCACTGCGAGCCAACACTCTCCCGCCGGAGTGCCGCAGGAGAAGGCGGGAGTGATCTGACCCGCGGAGGAACGGCCGCACGGCTGTGCGGGGGCAGGCAGAGTGTGAGATTTTGCCGCGAATCAAGACGCGGCCCAAACCGGCACAATCACAATTCTCAAGGAGGCAGTCAAAAACATCATGTATGAAACCCAGACCCGTGGGCGCGAGCGCGCGCTGTTGGTGGGATTTACCACGGATGGCCATTCCCGCGTCGCCGTCGAGGATTCTTTGCAGGAATTGGCGCTGCTGGCTGACACTGCCGGCGCCGATATTGTCGAAACCATTATTCACTCCCGCCCCAAGATCGACCCAGCCTTTTTTATCGGCCGCGGCAAAGCCGAATTCATCGCCACTCTGGTCGCCGAGCAGGACATTGACGTCGTCATTTTTGATGACGATCTCTCTCCGGGCCAGGCGAAAAATCTCGAAGAGCTTTTCGAAAAGAAGGTCATCGACCGCAGCGGCTTGATTCTAGACATCTTTGCGCGCCGGGCGCGCACCCGCGAGGCGCGCACCCAGGTCGAGTTGGCGCAGTTGGAGTATCTGCTGCCGCGCTTGACGCGCATGTGGAGCCATTTCTCCCGGCAGGTTGGCGGTATCGGTCTGCGCGGGCCGGGTGAAACCCAGCTCGAAGTCGACCGCCGCATTGTGCGCCAGCGCATCGCTCATCTCTCCCGCGAGTTGAAAAAGATCGACCGGCAGCGCGCCGTGCGCCGCCAGCACCGCGACGGCGTGTTCAAAGCCGCGCTGGTGGGTTACACCAACGCCGGCAAATCGACGCTGTTGAATGCCCTCACCGAAGCCGAGGTGTTCGTCGAGGATCGTTTGTTCGCCACGCTCGACTCGACGGTGCGCGCGCTGCGCTGGCCGCAAAATGGCTATCAAAAAGAGGTGGGCCCGGTGGTGCTCATTGACACGGTGGGCTTCATCCGCAAACTGCCGCATCATCTCGTGGCCTCGTTCAAAACCACTCTCGATGAGTTGCGCGAGGCCTCGCTGCTGCTGCATGTTATCGATGTCACGCATCCGCAGGTCGAACAACAAATCGCCACGGTGCGGAGCGTGCTCACGGAGATGCAGCTTCATGAATACCCGGTGCTGCACGTTTTCAACAAAGTCGATCTGTTGCCGGAAGACGGGCTGCTGCAGCGCCTGCAGCAGGAATATGCGCCGGCGATCTTTGTCTCGGCGCAACGCAAAATGTTCCTGGGGGATTTGCAGCGCTGGATCAATGATTTCGCCGCTGCCGGCGCGGTGGAATTCGAGGCCGAGCTGCCGCTCTCCGAACCGGCCAAGCTCGCGCGCGTGCACGAGATGGCCAACGTGCTGGAACGCCGCTTTGAAGCGGACAAGGTCATTCTCAAGTTGCGCGCCCGGCAGGCGGCCGCGGCACAGATTCGGCAGATGCTGTCGAATCATGCCAACGGCGTCGCTGCGTAGGATTACTCCTGCTTCTGCTCCTACTCTTACTCTTGCTCCTCCTCGCCTTTTTTCGTTGAGAACGAATAGGAGTGGGAGCAAGAGTAGGAGTAAGAGTAGGAGTAAGAGTAGGAGTAAGAGTAGGAGTAAGAGTAGGAGTAAGAGTAGGAGTAAGAGTAAGAGTAAGAGTAGGAGTAAGAGTAAGAGTAAGAGTAGTAATTGACCCTCACACCAATACTGCATTCTGCATGCCGCTTCACATTCTCATCGTCGATGACGAACCTCACATCCGCAGTACGCTGAGCGGATTGCTCTCCGATCTCGGCCACGTCACGCTGGCGTGCGCGAGCGGAGAAGAAGCACTCGAGCTGTTGGTGCAGCAGCCGGCCGATTTGATCTTTCTCGATTTGCGCCTGCCGGGCCTGAGCGGCCTCGAGGTATTGCAGCGCATGCGCGAGCAGAACCTCGCGG
The bacterium DNA segment above includes these coding regions:
- a CDS encoding BatA and WFA domain-containing protein, encoding MFGFLNSALLWAMAAVALPLLIHLLTKRKLKVVAISTLAFLKRLERENIRRLKLKQLLLLLLRMLIVALLVLAFARPTLRQNSAALAQRARTTAVLIVDNSLSMAAAPEGVSFLAAARRQVQEMADLFATGDEIYLITAAKPAALLPGGPLVEAERLREAAQSLPQTWAETDLAGAFALGRGLLEKSRNVNREIYLFSDGRAAQLPELPALPGVRAYFVRYDRPLANNLTLSGATLRNQIFERGKSFEVTATLANHGAHDVQSQLLHLYLNDKRVAQQSVEVPAGTQRAVTFRAVPDTTGFLRGRLALEDDDSPADNAQFFTFYIPPHRRLLAVSERPADLVFLRAALQSHAAATPAATQSWKEITTRELAAERLQDYDGIVLANVSRFADGVAERLISFMNSGGGVIVLLGSDVDLRHYNEALLSRLELGAFGETIGNIAQPENFMQLGRIDFSHPLFDGVFESSDDKPRLDSPRFRFAVQLRLQAGTNAIIDYANQQPFLVERQVGSGRLLLFTSGVEEGWSDFSFKGIFAPLLYRSVVYLAQSRDNLQAAATIGTELTSVLRQPAEELVVELPTGELLKTPVQVAGQNYRVRVTETAEPGFYQLRDRGEVVHTWAVNFNAAELSTAPLAESALAAAAGVSTLALLSGEGNVREQILSARYGSELWQIFLIAALLAMIVEMLLYRSSVTAGTASQHSPAGVPQEKAGVI
- the hflX gene encoding GTPase HflX: MYETQTRGRERALLVGFTTDGHSRVAVEDSLQELALLADTAGADIVETIIHSRPKIDPAFFIGRGKAEFIATLVAEQDIDVVIFDDDLSPGQAKNLEELFEKKVIDRSGLILDIFARRARTREARTQVELAQLEYLLPRLTRMWSHFSRQVGGIGLRGPGETQLEVDRRIVRQRIAHLSRELKKIDRQRAVRRQHRDGVFKAALVGYTNAGKSTLLNALTEAEVFVEDRLFATLDSTVRALRWPQNGYQKEVGPVVLIDTVGFIRKLPHHLVASFKTTLDELREASLLLHVIDVTHPQVEQQIATVRSVLTEMQLHEYPVLHVFNKVDLLPEDGLLQRLQQEYAPAIFVSAQRKMFLGDLQRWINDFAAAGAVEFEAELPLSEPAKLARVHEMANVLERRFEADKVILKLRARQAAAAQIRQMLSNHANGVAA